One window from the genome of Molothrus ater isolate BHLD 08-10-18 breed brown headed cowbird chromosome 5, BPBGC_Mater_1.1, whole genome shotgun sequence encodes:
- the APOLD1 gene encoding apolipoprotein L domain-containing protein 1, whose protein sequence is MERDGAASVPTADPTQHFHAALLEQRRRLRGQIAHLHRAARKLSRLRRSSLIANVSGSTLTAAGALTAILGLSLSPATLGASLLASAVGLGLATAGGAVSITSDLSLVLCNSREVRKVQEIAVTCRKQMREILGCLEFLRRGQGPGDPALRQSEKRASMSLYNSVCFMVLCGSHSFLVPEYTKEATKVSQAVLKAKIQKLADNLETCTRAMDEVCDLLESRTELSPHTRRFSLGAKTTVEILRPSS, encoded by the coding sequence ATGGAGAGGGACGGTGCTGCCTCCGTGCCGACAGCAGACCCCACGCAGCACTTCCACGcggccctgctggagcagaggcgGAGGCTGCGCGGCCAAATCGCGCACCTGCACCGGGCAGCTCGGAAACTCAGCCGGCTCCGCCGCAGCTCCCTGATCGCCAACGTCAGCGGGAGCACCCTGACGGCCGCCGGGGCACTCACAGccatcctggggctgtccctgagccccgCCACGCTCGGAGCCTCTCTGCTGGCCTCGGCCGTGGGCCTGGGCCTGGCCACGGCCGGCGGGGCCGTCAGCATCACTTCCGACCTCTCCTTGGTGCTCTGCAATTCCCGGGAGGTGAGGAAGGTGCAGGAAATTGCGGTGACTTGTCGGAAACAGATGAGGGAAATACTGGGCTGCCTGGAGTTCCTCCGCCGGGGGCAGGGCCCGGGCGACCCTGCGCTGCGGCAGTCAGAGAAGAGGGCGTCCATGTCGCTCTACAACTCCGTCTGCTTCATGGTCCTCTGCGGCTCCCACAGCTTCCTCGTGCCAGAATACACAAAGGAGGCCACTAAAGtaagccaggctgtgctgaaggcCAAAATCCAGAAACTGGCTGACAACCTCGAGACCTGCACCAGGGCAATGGATGAAGTCTGTGATCTTCTGGAGTCCAGAACAGAGCTTTCGCCACACACAAGGAGATTCAGCTTGGGTGCTAAAACCACTGTCGAGATCCTGAGACCCTCCAGCTGA